The DNA sequence CAATAAGCCATTGCGATAGATCTCAGTTCACGCATTAGCGATTAATGTTAATTGACCTGAGATCTGATTCCGCCTAGCCTTTACTCATTACTGTTATATAACGAAATGAAAAGGCTAGCTGCTCATGACTGAAAAAGTATCTGATATTTTTGACCCCGCATTATGGGATGTCGTTCCTGGATTTGATTTCGAAGATATTACCTACCACAGAGCTAAAGCTCAGGGAACCGTTCGCGTTGCGATTAACCGTCCTGATTGCCTGAACTCGTTCCGACCAAAAACGGTAGATGAACTTTACACTGCACTCAATCATGCTCGCCAATGGTCTGATGTAGGCTGCGTGTTAATTACCGGCAACGGCCCATCTGCTAAAGGGCAACACTCTTTCTGTGCTGGCGGTGATCAACGGATCCGCGGCAAAGATGGTTACAAATACGAAGGGGCTGAAGAGGGTACGCCAGATGTCGCTCGAATGGGCCGCCTACATATTCTTGAAGTACAGCGCCTAATACGCTTTATGCCTAAAGTGGTTATCGCGGTTGTACCTGGTTGGGCTGTGGGCGGAGGGCATAGTTTGCACGTGGTCTGTGACTTAACTTTAGCTTCAAAAGAACACGCAGTATTCAAACAGACAGATCCTGATGTTGGTAGCTTTGACTCTGGCTACGGCAGCGCTTATTTAGCCAAGATGATTGGCCAAAAACGTGCTCGAGAAATCTTCTTCCTTGGTTTTAACTACACAGCAGAAGAAGCCTTCGATATGGGTATGGTTAACCGGGCTATTCCTCATGCAGAGCTTGAGACCGAAGCGTTAAACTGGGGGAAAGAGATTAACTCCAAGTCGCCAACGGCTATGCGCATGCTCAAATATGGGTTTAACTTACCTGATGATGGTTTAGTGGGACAACAGCTTTTTGCAGGTGAAGCAACACGTTTGGCTTATGGTACAGCGGAAGCTCAAGAGGGACGTGACGCATTCTTAGAAAAGCGTGATAAAGACTTCTCATCATTTCCATGGCACTACTAATTGACAGATTGAGCAATTAATCAGAGATGATGTAAACCCATCAATACATTAAAGATGTTGATGGGTTTATACCCAAAAAGACTTTCCAATCGAATATTCCTATCAAACTTATCTATATAAATCTCTTTCAATTGCAAATGATAATCGTTATCATTTAGTTAACTTTTAAAGGAGTACCCTCATGACCAAGACTATGACCTTTGCGATTCTTCATTTTAGCGTCGCCTTCACAGTGACTTATTTGCTAACCGGCAGCGTTATCATTGGTGGTGCAATAGCCTTAATAGAGCCCGCTATTAATACCGTAGTGTTCTATTTCCATGAAAAAATCTGGAAAAGTATTGAGTCTAAAAACGCCTTACAAAGCGCCACGGCATAAAGAGTTAGGTTCCAGTGCCACTTTAGTCTTTATCTGAATTGTTCAAACCGAGCTTGTTCGCTAGAGGCGCTATCGCCCCACCTTGGATAAACACAGAGAACAGCACGATAAAGAACACCATATGCACGATTTCGAGCGAACCTGGAACACCCGCTGCGGCAGGAATTAATGCAAATACAATAGGGGTAGCCCCTTTTAAGCCAATGGCCGAAATAAACAATCGCTTCTTCCAGCTCGCTTTTACAAATGGCAGATAACAAAGTTGCACAGCCAATGGCCTTGCAACCAACATCAGCAATATTGCAGGTAATAATGAACTCACAAATACCGCTGCTAGCGACTGCGGGAAGATCTGTAAGCCCAACACAATAAACATCAGTGCTTGAGCTAACCAAGACAAGCTATTAAGGAAGTGTTGATTAACCGATTGCCCACGCTTAATACCATTGCCTATCACTACACCCGCTATATAAGACGCTAATAAGATATTACCGCCGAGCATTTCAGCGCCATAAGTTGCCACCACAAAGCTTGCGAGCACAAAAACAGGGATAAGACCGAACTCGGAAAGATGAATTCGATTAAGTAACGTAACAGCCAGCTTAGCCACCAGCCCACCGACGATTATCGCCACCGATATCTGTGTTACTAATTCAAGCGCAATTTCAGAGGCTATTACCGTTTTACTCGCAGAAAGTGCCATATCGGTTAAGAAAATCACCAGTAACATAGCAACCGGGTCATTAGTTGCAGATTCAAATTCCAATATGGTGTCAGTTTGCTCTTTCAGCTTTAACTTTTTAGATTCTAAGATAGAGAATACGGCGGCGGCATCGGTCGATGACACGATGGCAGCAAATAGCAGGCAGGTGATAAAATCGAAATCAAGCAGCCAATATAAAATGACCGCAAAAAACATCGTGGTAAACAAGACCCCAAAAGAAGCCAATACACCGCCTTCTTTATAGGCCACTTTAATCTTATCAGTTGATGTGTTTATGCCACCAACAAAGACAATAATATTTAGCGCCAGCCCACCAATCCAAGCCGTTTTACCCAAGTCATCATAAACAAAGTTGAACTCACCGTTGCCTAACACTAAGCCCACAGCCATAAAAATAAGCAGTGATGGGATCCCTAATGTTCTTGAAGGGTGATGCAGTAATATTCCGACTAAGATCAAAATAGACATACCAATCATGATCATTTCAGTCGTCATAAAACGTCCTTAAGTAAGTAGAGCTAATGAGAGTGTTAAAACCTAGCGCGTGCGGTGAGCGAAATATAAATCCGCTTTATAACCATTTATGTAGCTTAGTAGACTAAATTGCAATAACCGAATAGGTTGCAATTATCAGCTAATAATTAATGCGGCCAACCGATTACTGTCATAAAAGTTTAACAATAAATTTATCAAGCATTCTTCAACGTTAAATATACTACAAAACACTAGGTTAACCCTTAAATTAAGCTTAACGCTAAGTGAACCCCATGAAGCACACTAGTAAGTTAAGTCACCAAAACCAACTGCAACACATACCAAGCCCTCAAAAGTGGTTTTAAAATAGCATTTAAGAAAAGTCGTCTTAAATGTTACCAATCTAATAAAGTCCCTGCATTTCACTCAAGTAAAGCGCATTTACATTTTCAATTCAGCTTTTACATCAATAAAACACTGTCACCTAACTGTCATATATCTCTGTCTTAATGCAATCGCCTTCAGTGAGGCACTCATTTGGTTTCGTATTTAGACAACTTATAACAGAGTAGGAAAAGTAATGAAAAAAGTTATTAGCTTATTAACCGCTGTCGGTTTGATGGTATCGCCACTGGTTCAAGCTGGCACTGTTACCGTATCGGGTTCAACTTCAGTAGCACACGTAATGGAAGTGCTGGCAGAGAATTACCAAAATACCACGAAGAACAATGTTGAAGTGCAGAGCACAGGATCTTCAGCGGGTATTCGCGCCGCTAAAGATGGCACCAGCATGATAGGCATGTCATCACGCAACGTAAAACAAAGTGAGCTTAGCAGTGACACCAAAAAAGTTGTTATCGCACGCGATGGCATCGCAGCGGCTGTTAACAATGCCAACTTAGTAACAAGTTTAACCCAAGCTCAAATTTCGAAAATCTATCGCGGTGAAATTAAAAACTGGAGTGAAGTTGGCGGCGAGTCACGCCCTATTGTGGTCGTTACTCGTGAAAATGGATCAGGAACTCGCGGGGCTTTCGAAGAGATAATGAAGCTACAACGTAACATCAACGGTCATAAAGTTACCGCTATCACCCCTAGAGCCCAAGTCGGTAATGGCAACGGCATGATCAAGACCATTGTGGCTAACAACCCATATGCCATCGGTTATATCTCATTAGGCAGCGTCGATGACAGCCTACGTGCAATCGATGTTGATGGGGTTGCCGCAACAGATGACAACATTGCCACAGGTGACTATCAAATCGCTCGTCCCTTCATTGTGTTAATGGACAAGAACGCACCGAGTAATGCGCAAGACTTTATTAAATACATCTTGTCTGAAGACGGACAGAACATTGTCGCAAGCGAAGGTTATATCCGCGTTCAATAAGCTTACAAGGTCATAAAAAAAGAGCAGCTTTGCTGCTCTCTGTTTAGTTAATTGATCAGCCGATTATTTATAAGCCGTAAGATATCGAGGCCAAGTGATGAGCACTGCCAGTAAAGCCCGAGCGCAAGGACTGCAACTCGCCCCAGCAAAAAAACATGATTGGAAAGAGCTCTTTTTTCATCTGTTATTTCTAGCCAGTGCCATGATTGGCGTAGTGTCTGTCGCCACCATTGGTTGGTTTGTATTCCAAGAGGGACTGCCTGCGTTTAAAGAAGCTGGCATATTCAACTTGGTTTTTGGTCGTGAATGGTTACCACCAGCCCTTTACGGCATTTTTCCGATGATAGTCTCGACCCTCATATCAACAACGGGCGCAGTAATCATTGGTGTACCCATTGCGATTCT is a window from the Shewanella sp. Choline-02u-19 genome containing:
- a CDS encoding potassium/proton antiporter produces the protein MTTEMIMIGMSILILVGILLHHPSRTLGIPSLLIFMAVGLVLGNGEFNFVYDDLGKTAWIGGLALNIIVFVGGINTSTDKIKVAYKEGGVLASFGVLFTTMFFAVILYWLLDFDFITCLLFAAIVSSTDAAAVFSILESKKLKLKEQTDTILEFESATNDPVAMLLVIFLTDMALSASKTVIASEIALELVTQISVAIIVGGLVAKLAVTLLNRIHLSEFGLIPVFVLASFVVATYGAEMLGGNILLASYIAGVVIGNGIKRGQSVNQHFLNSLSWLAQALMFIVLGLQIFPQSLAAVFVSSLLPAILLMLVARPLAVQLCYLPFVKASWKKRLFISAIGLKGATPIVFALIPAAAGVPGSLEIVHMVFFIVLFSVFIQGGAIAPLANKLGLNNSDKD
- a CDS encoding DUF2061 domain-containing protein, which gives rise to MTKTMTFAILHFSVAFTVTYLLTGSVIIGGAIALIEPAINTVVFYFHEKIWKSIESKNALQSATA
- a CDS encoding 1,4-dihydroxy-2-naphthoyl-CoA synthase, which encodes MTEKVSDIFDPALWDVVPGFDFEDITYHRAKAQGTVRVAINRPDCLNSFRPKTVDELYTALNHARQWSDVGCVLITGNGPSAKGQHSFCAGGDQRIRGKDGYKYEGAEEGTPDVARMGRLHILEVQRLIRFMPKVVIAVVPGWAVGGGHSLHVVCDLTLASKEHAVFKQTDPDVGSFDSGYGSAYLAKMIGQKRAREIFFLGFNYTAEEAFDMGMVNRAIPHAELETEALNWGKEINSKSPTAMRMLKYGFNLPDDGLVGQQLFAGEATRLAYGTAEAQEGRDAFLEKRDKDFSSFPWHY
- a CDS encoding phosphate ABC transporter substrate-binding protein; the protein is MKKVISLLTAVGLMVSPLVQAGTVTVSGSTSVAHVMEVLAENYQNTTKNNVEVQSTGSSAGIRAAKDGTSMIGMSSRNVKQSELSSDTKKVVIARDGIAAAVNNANLVTSLTQAQISKIYRGEIKNWSEVGGESRPIVVVTRENGSGTRGAFEEIMKLQRNINGHKVTAITPRAQVGNGNGMIKTIVANNPYAIGYISLGSVDDSLRAIDVDGVAATDDNIATGDYQIARPFIVLMDKNAPSNAQDFIKYILSEDGQNIVASEGYIRVQ